The genomic segment GTGCTGATTCGCATTCAACGCCCGCACGAAACAGTGCTGGAAGCGGCGCAGCAGGTCGCGCAAGCTGCAGTGAACAAGCAAGCCGCTGCCTTATTCGTCATCAAAACAAATGAGGGCGGCGTTCTGCCTTTTTTCAATGAGTTGCCTGCCGGAGTGAGAGTGATCGAAGCGCCTGCCCTAGAAATCGTCTCTGTGATGGAGATGCTGCGAATGAACAGCCGCATCGAATACGACGTAACCGATTTTGAAGCAGACTTGCACACACTGGAAGAACTGAGAACCACAGCCGGTTAAATGATAAGCAGGAAAAGGAAATACCTGAGTGACCAATCATTCCAACACACTTTCTAAGCTGCAATCCTTATTAGTTCAACGTATCGTCATTATTGATGGCGCGATGGGGACGACGCTGCAACGCTATAACCTGGACGAAGCCGCTTACCGAGGCGAGCGCTTCAAAGACTGGCCGCAAGACTTAAAAGGCAATCACGATGTGCTCTGCCTGACGCAGCCCGATGTTGTCGAAGACGTGCATCGCGCCTACCTCGAAGCCGGTGCGGAGATCATCGAAACCAACACCTTCAACGCGCAATCGGTGTCGCTGGCAGAATTCAAAATGGAATCGCTGGCGTATGAGATCAATGTTGTCGCAGCCCAACTCGCCAAGCAGGCAAAGGAAAAGTTTCTCATCCGACATCCCGACCGCGTAGCCTTTGTCGCCGGGGCGTTGGGGCCGATGAACAAGACGTCTTCGCTGTCGCCGGATGTCAACGATCCGGCGTTTCGCGCGGTGACGTTTGATCAAGTTGCGGAAAGTTATTACGAAGCGGCGAAAGGTTTGGTGGATGGCGGCGCGGATATTTTAATGGTTGAAACAGTGTTCGATTCGCTGAATTCCAAGGCGGCGTTGTTCGCCATTCAGAAATTGTACGAAGACATCGGCTACAGTTTGCCGCTGATGTTGTCCTTCACCATCACGGATTTGAGCGGGCGCACATTGAGCGGCCAAACGGTCGAAGCCTATTTCAACGCCACTGCGCACGCGCCGTTGCTTTCGGTTGGCATTAACTGCGCGCTGGGGCCGAAAGAAATGCGGCCTTACATCGAGGAGCTTTCCGCCATCGCGCCGATTTACGTCAGCGCGTATCCGAACGCGGGATTGCCGAATCCGCTGTTGCCGACGGGATTTCCCGAAACGCCGGAAACGATGGCGCCGCAGTTGGCGGAGTGGGCGTCGAATGGCTGGTTGAATTTTGTCGGTGGATGTTGCGGCACGACGCCGGACCACATTCGCGAAATTGCCAAAGCCGTCAAAGGCATTCCGCCGCGCAAGCTGGCGCATCCCGAACCCTATTTACGTTTGTCCGGTCTGGAAGCGCTGACCGTTCGCCCGGAATCCAATTTCGTCAACATCGGCGAACGTACCAACGTCACCGGCTCGCCGAAATTCGCCAAGCTGATTTTGAACAATCAGTTTGAAGAAGCCTTGGCCGTTGCGCGCCAGCAAGTTGAAAACGGCGCGCAGTTGATTGACGTGAACATGGATGAAGGGATGCTCGATTCGGAAAAAGCGATGGTGCATTTTCTGAACTTGATCGCTTCGGAGCCGGACATCGCCCGCGTGCCAGTGGTCGTGGATTCATCGAAGTGGTCCGTCATCGAAGCAGGCTTGAAATGCCTGCAAGGCAAATCCGTCGTCAATTCCATCAGTCTGAAAGAAGGTGAAGAGAAGTTCATCGAACAGGCGCGGCTGATTCGCCGCTACGGGGCAGCGGTGATCGTGATGGCGTTTGACGAAAAAGGGCAGGCAGATAACTACGAACGGCGCATTGAAATCTGCGAACGCGCGTATCGCATTTTGACCCAGCAAGTCGGCTTTCCGCCGCAAGACATTGTCTTCGATCCGAACATTCTGACGGTCGCCACGGGCATCGAAGAGCACAACAACTACGCCGTGGATTTCATCGAAGCTACGCGCTGGATCAAACAAAACCTGCCCGGCGCGAAAGTTTCGGGCGGCGTCAGCAACATTTCGTTTTCGTTTCGCGGCAACAACACCGTCCGCGAAGCGATGCATTCGGCGTTTCTGTACCACGCGATCAAAGCCGGACTCGATATGGGCATCGTCAACGCAGGACAGTTAGCCGTATACGATGAAATCCCGAAAGATTTGCTGGAACTGGTCGAAGACGTGTTGCTGAACCGGCGGGCGGACGCGACGGAACGGCTGGTCAGTTTTGCTGAAACGATCAAGTCGCAGGGCAAGTCAGAAACGAAAGAACTGGACGAGTGGCGCAGTGGCACGGTCGAAGAGCGGTTGTCGCATGCCTTGGTCAAGGGCATCGTGGATTACATCGAAGCCGATGCCGAAGAAGCACGGCAAAAGTATGGGCGACCGCTGAACGTCATCGAAGGCCCGCTGATGGATGGGATGAACGTCGTCGGCGATTTGTTCGGCTCCGGCAAAATGTTCCTGCCGCAAGTCGTCAAATCGGCGCGCGTGATGAAAAAAGCCGTCGCTTACTTGCAGCCGTTTATGGAGGCGGAAAAATCTGCGGATTCCAAAGCCGCTGGCAAAATCCTGATGGCCACGGTCAAAGGCGACGTTCACGACATCGGCAAAAACATCGTCGGCGTTGTGCTGGGCTGCAACAATTACGAAGTGATTGATCTGGGCGTGATGGTTCCGTGCGAAAAAATTCTCAACGCAGCGCGCGAACACGAAGTAGACATCATCGGTTTGTCCGGGCTGATCACCCCGTCGCTGGATGAAATGCAGCATGTCGCCCGCGAAATGCAGCGCGAAGGATTCACCGTGCCATTGTTGATCGGCGGCGCAACGACTTCCCGCGTTCATACTGCCGTCAAGATTGCGCATCATTACGAACCGCCGGTCGTTCATGTGCTCGACGCTTCGCGCGCGGTGCCGGTCGTAGGCGCACTAATTAATCCTGAAACCCGCGGAACGTTCGCGCTCAACAACCAACGCCAGCAGATTCAAGACCGTGAAGCGCACGAAGCCAGCCGTGAACGACGCAAGATGTTGACGCTTGATCAAGCCCATGCCAATCGTACGCCAATTGACTGGGCAACAACGGAAATCGCCAGGCCGGAATTTATCGGCACGCGATTGCTGCAAAATTACAAGCTGGAAGACATCATTCCGTTCATTGATTGGTCGCCGTTCTTTCATACTTGGGAATTGGCTGGCGTTTTCCCGCGAATTCTGGACGATTCGAAAATCGGCGCACAAGCTCGGAAACTTTATGAAGATGCGCAAGCCTTACTGGCACAGATCGTCAGCCGTCGTTCGCTGCGGGCCAACGGGATTTACGGATTCTGGCCCGCGAATTCAGTCGGCGAAGACATTGAACTTTATGCGGATGAATCGCGTTCGCGTGTGCTGACCACGTTTCACACCCTGCGACAGCAAGTCGAAAAACGCGCAGGGCAATTCAACCAAGCGCTCAGTGATTTCATTGCGCCGCGCGAATCTGGCCGAATTGATTTTGTTGGAGCGTTTGCGGTGACGACGGGCATTGGGCTGGAAGAATTGTGCGAACGGTTTGAACGCGACCACGATGATTACCATTCGATTATGGCCAAGGCGCTGGCAGACCGATTGGCCGAAGCCTTTGCCGAACTCGTTCACAAACGTGCGCGCGAAGACTGGGGCTACGGCAAAGAGGAAAATCTGACGACCGAAGAACTGATCAAAGAAAAATATCGCGGCATTCGCCCCGCGCCGGGGTACCCGGCTCAGCCCGATCACACCGAAAAACGATTGCTGTTTGATTTGCTGGAAGCCGAACGATTCACAGGAATTCAACTGACTGAAACGTTTGCGATGCTTCCCGCTAGTTCTGTTAGCGGTCTGTATTTCGCGCACGCGGAAGCGAAGTATTTCGCGCTCGGCAAAATTGAACGAGACCAGATCGCGGATTACGCTCGGCGCAAAGCGATGGAAGTTCGAGATGTCGAACGCTGGCTTGCGCCGAACCTGAATTACGAGCCGTAGCTTTGTACCGAGCGGCTAAGTAAAATGGCTGCGAATCAGAAGGAGTTTTTATGTCGCAGTTAGTTTTTGAAGGAACCTGGGAAGAGGTCGTTTGTCATTCGTCCGAATTGGCGGGGAAGAAAGTGCGCCTGACGGTCCTCGAAGAATCACCAGACGAAGAACGTGCCGCCGCAGCCGCTGCGATTCGTGAAGGAATGGAAAGTTTCCAGCGAGGTGAAGGCCGCCCAGCCAGAGAGGCCTTGGAAGAGTTGAAGCGACAGTTCTAAACAATTCACCAGCGATCAACTCTCAGCCAGAGTTGATGAACTCAGCAGTCAAAAGGAGAAAAGGAAACTGTGAACGTATTTTTGGATCAAGTCCCATTTCCCGAACCGGAATTCGTAGACAATCCCGAACCGCGTTGTCCGTGCGTGTTGTTGCTGGACACATCGGGTTCGATGAAAGACGAGCGGAAAATCACAGTTCAGGTTCCGCAGTCGCCGGTGCAGCAGTTATTGAACAGTTCGCCGGTGACCGGCAATGTCCGCCCGATTGATGAATTGAATGCGGGTTTGCGAGCGTTTCGCGATGAATTGATGGCGGATGAACTGGCCGTCAAACGGGTCGAATTGTCCTTGGTGACCTTTGGGCCGGTGCGACGGCTGACGGAATTTCAAACGCCGGATGTTTTTCGTCCGCCGCAACTGACAGCCGAAGGCGACACGCCGATGGGAGCGGCCATCGAACAAGCCATTCAACTGGTCAATGACCGCAAAGCCGTTTATCGCCAAAACGGTATTTCCTATTACCGCCCGTGGATTTTCCTGATCAGCGACGGCGAACCGACCGATAATTGGCGGCATTCGGCGGAACTGGTTCGCAACGGTGAGCATGCCAAAGCCTTTGCGTTTTTTGCCGTTGGTGTTGAAGGCGCAGATTTCAACAAGCTCGGTCAGATTTCCGTTCGCCAGCCGCTGCGGCTAAACGGGTTGCGATTCCATGAAATGTTTATGTGGCTGTCGTCGTCGCTTGGGTACGTGTCGCGCTCCGGCCTGAACGACGAAATCAAACTGGCCAATCCAGTCACGCCTGACGGATGGGCTTCTCTTTAGGAGTTGGGAGATAGGAGATAGAGCCTTGCTTCGGATGGGCCCTCTGGCAAAATTTCCAACTCCTATCCCCGAACTCCCATCTCCAGCATTTATGTGGAAATTCGGCTTTGCCTCAGTTGCGGGAACTTCTCACCGGAAAGCGGCGTTGCCCTGCCAGGATGCCAGTCGCGCAGAAGTCTTTCTTGATCAAAACGGACAGGAGGTGTTGATCGCAGCAGCTTCGGATGGAGCTGGCAGCGCCGCGCAAGCGCAACTCGGCGCAATGTTCGCTGCCGAATTTTTCGTGGCCGGAGTCAAAGGCCATTTGGTCAATGGCGGCGATTTAGAAAGCTTGACGCGAACTTTCGTTGAAAATTGGATTGATGCGTTCCAGCAAACGGCGAATGGTTGGGTAATTGAAAGCGGCACGATTCAGGATTTCGCCTGCACGCTGCTGGCGGCGATAATTTCCAGCGAAGGGGTCTGTTACTTTCATCTGGGAGATGGCGCGATTGTCGAATCTCGGCGTGGCGAAAACGATCTTTATCATTGCGC from the Acidobacteriota bacterium genome contains:
- the metH gene encoding methionine synthase; this encodes MTNHSNTLSKLQSLLVQRIVIIDGAMGTTLQRYNLDEAAYRGERFKDWPQDLKGNHDVLCLTQPDVVEDVHRAYLEAGAEIIETNTFNAQSVSLAEFKMESLAYEINVVAAQLAKQAKEKFLIRHPDRVAFVAGALGPMNKTSSLSPDVNDPAFRAVTFDQVAESYYEAAKGLVDGGADILMVETVFDSLNSKAALFAIQKLYEDIGYSLPLMLSFTITDLSGRTLSGQTVEAYFNATAHAPLLSVGINCALGPKEMRPYIEELSAIAPIYVSAYPNAGLPNPLLPTGFPETPETMAPQLAEWASNGWLNFVGGCCGTTPDHIREIAKAVKGIPPRKLAHPEPYLRLSGLEALTVRPESNFVNIGERTNVTGSPKFAKLILNNQFEEALAVARQQVENGAQLIDVNMDEGMLDSEKAMVHFLNLIASEPDIARVPVVVDSSKWSVIEAGLKCLQGKSVVNSISLKEGEEKFIEQARLIRRYGAAVIVMAFDEKGQADNYERRIEICERAYRILTQQVGFPPQDIVFDPNILTVATGIEEHNNYAVDFIEATRWIKQNLPGAKVSGGVSNISFSFRGNNTVREAMHSAFLYHAIKAGLDMGIVNAGQLAVYDEIPKDLLELVEDVLLNRRADATERLVSFAETIKSQGKSETKELDEWRSGTVEERLSHALVKGIVDYIEADAEEARQKYGRPLNVIEGPLMDGMNVVGDLFGSGKMFLPQVVKSARVMKKAVAYLQPFMEAEKSADSKAAGKILMATVKGDVHDIGKNIVGVVLGCNNYEVIDLGVMVPCEKILNAAREHEVDIIGLSGLITPSLDEMQHVAREMQREGFTVPLLIGGATTSRVHTAVKIAHHYEPPVVHVLDASRAVPVVGALINPETRGTFALNNQRQQIQDREAHEASRERRKMLTLDQAHANRTPIDWATTEIARPEFIGTRLLQNYKLEDIIPFIDWSPFFHTWELAGVFPRILDDSKIGAQARKLYEDAQALLAQIVSRRSLRANGIYGFWPANSVGEDIELYADESRSRVLTTFHTLRQQVEKRAGQFNQALSDFIAPRESGRIDFVGAFAVTTGIGLEELCERFERDHDDYHSIMAKALADRLAEAFAELVHKRAREDWGYGKEENLTTEELIKEKYRGIRPAPGYPAQPDHTEKRLLFDLLEAERFTGIQLTETFAMLPASSVSGLYFAHAEAKYFALGKIERDQIADYARRKAMEVRDVERWLAPNLNYEP
- a CDS encoding protein phosphatase 2C domain-containing protein — translated: MWKFGFASVAGTSHRKAALPCQDASRAEVFLDQNGQEVLIAAASDGAGSAAQAQLGAMFAAEFFVAGVKGHLVNGGDLESLTRTFVENWIDAFQQTANGWVIESGTIQDFACTLLAAIISSEGVCYFHLGDGAIVESRRGENDLYHCASWPQQGEYANTTHFLTDEDAARKIVVEVRSCVVDEIALFTDGLQNLVLDYRTRSAHSPFFTPLFGQLRTQPNEFSQEFSDSLAVYLNSEKFNARTDDDKTLLVATRRTKP